Within Acidobacteriota bacterium, the genomic segment ACGCGTTCGCCGACTGGCGGCGTACTTCGCTGGCGGTGCGGACGAAGCTGATGTACGCCTTCCGGAACCTGGTCGAGGCGCACACGGACGAACTCGCCCGGCTGCTGACCGCCGAGCACGGCAAGGTGCTGGCTGACGCCGCCGGCGAGGTGGCCCGGGGAATCGAGAACATCGAGTACGCCTGCGGACTCGCCGACCTGCTGAAGGGGAGCTACAACTCCCAGGCCTCGACCGGCGTCGACGTCTACTCGGTGCGGGAGCCGCTCGGCGTCGTCGCCGGCATCACGCCGTTCAACTTCCCAGCCATGGTGCCGCTGTGGATGTTCCCGAATGCGGTCGCCTGCGGTAACACGTTCGTGCTCAAGCCGTCGGAGCGGGACCCGTCCGCGCCGCTGCTGCTGGCTGAACTATTCGACCAGGCGGGCTTCCCGCCCGGCGTGTTCAACGTCGTCAACGGCGACAAGGTGGCGGTCGACCGCCTGTTGACTCACGCGGACGTCGCGGCTGTCAGCTTCGTCGGTTCGACGCCGATCGCCCGCTACGTCTACGAGACGGGGACCGGCGCCGGCAAGCGGGTGCAGGCACTCGGTGGCGCGAAGAACCACATGGTCGTGCTTCCCGACGCGGACGTCGACCTCGCAGCCGACGCCGCGGTCTCCGCCGCCTACGGCTCGGCCGGCGAGCGCTGCATGGCGGTGTCGGTGGTCGTCGCGGTCGGCGGCGTCGCCGATCCGCTGGTCGGCGCAATCCAGGAGCGGATGGGGAAGCTCTTCATCGGCCCCGGCATGGACGGGAAGTCGGAGATGGGCCCGCTGATCACCCGCGAGCACCGCGACCGGGTGGCCGGCTACATCGGCACCGGCGCCGAAGAGGGCGCCACCGTGGTCGTCGACGGCCGCAACGCGACCTTCGACGGCGACGGCTTCTTCCTCGGCGTCTCGCTGCTCGACAACGTGACGCCCGAGATGACGGTGTATCGCGACGAGATCTTCGGCCCGGTCCTATGCGTCGTCCGCGCCGACAGCTACCAGGAGGCGGTCGAGCTCGTCGAGCAGAACCCCTGGGGCAACGGCACCGCGATCTTCACCCGCGACGGCGGCGCGGCGCGCCAGTTCCAGGAAGACGCCGACGCCGGCATGGTCGGCGTCAACGTGCCGATTCCGGTGCCGGTCGGCTACCACTCCTTCGGCGGCTGGAAGCAGTCCCTCTTCGGCGACACTCACATGTACGGCCCCGAGGGGGTCCACTTCTACACGAAGGCGAAGGTGGTGACGGCGCGCTGGCCGGACCCGGCGGAGAGCCAGGTGGATCTGGGGTTCCCGCGGAACCGGTAGCTAGCGGCTCGCGCGCGCCGCTTCGCGGCTGCGCGCCTGATGCCGGCGGGGACGCCGGCGCACCCAGTGGTTCAGTCGAAGGTCCACTCCCGGGGCTCCTTGCCCTCTTCGGGCTGGGCCTCGCGGACGACGATCGGCGGGGTCTCGCCCTGTTGGTACGTGAAGACGTACTTCAGGGCCTTGCGGTTCTCTTCGGGTACCGGGTCGACGTGGGTGGCGAGCTCCGGGCCGTCGAAGACGTTGATCTTGCAGAACTCCTCGGCCTGGCAGACGAACCTGGCCATCTGGACCCAAGCCTCCATCTGCGTGTCGGGCTCGACCCAGGCGCCGAACGAAAGGCCGGTCAGGCCGATGATGTTCAGCGGCGGCGGAGCGTCGCCTCGCTGCTGCGCCGGGGCCACGGCGGGGACGGAGAGGAGGAAGGCGATGGCGATCGCAACGGGCGCGCGTCGATTCATGGCTGGGTCACCTCGAAGAAACGGTCCCATAATGCCATGCGGTCCCGGTGGAGGTGGCTGCCGGTCTCGATCGTCGAGCCGAACTCGAGGTGGCGGGCCGTGTCCGGCCTGAACTCCGGCCACGCCGGCAGATCCGGGCCGCCCGGCGGGTTCGGATCGCCGGTGGAGGCGAAGGCGATCCAGTAGCCGGACATCGCCTCGGCGAGTTCGTGGTCCTCCTCCGCGTACTCGTAGTCCAGCTTGTCCAGGTTGTCGAACGCGTAGGCGATCTCGGCCGCGTGGTAGGCGCCGTAGAAGTCCTTCTCGGGGTGCGGCGGAGCGTGGCTGAAGAAGTAGAGCCAGGCCGGCGAGGACACGGTCTCCGAGAGGGTCGCCCAGGTCTTCATGTGCCAGGCGAAGACGCGGTCGGAGAACGCGTCGATGAAGGCCCTCCTCGCGTCCGCGTCGGTGGCCACCGGATAAGCCTCGAAGAACTCGTCGGCCACGTCGGGGAACTGGCTCTTGACCAGGAACTCGACCCCGGACCTGTTGGAGGGCAGCATCCTGCCCATCAGGCTGGTCGCCTCGTCGCGGTTCGATCCGACCAGCACCGGCACGTCGGCCTGCTCGCCGGACCGGTAGATCTCGGCGATCTGCTTCGGCAGCACCCAGCCGTCGACGTTCGGTCTCGTCGCGAAGGCGCCCTGCTTCGAGGCCTCGGCGTGGATCGCCTCCGCGTCCAGTGCGCGCAGGCGGGCGGCCGCGTCTTCGCCCTCGATGCCGAGTCGCTTGGCGAAGGCCTCGCCGGCGCTCTCGGCCGAGCCGTCCTCGGACGAGCGAAGCACCGGCAGGCCGTCGAAGAAGCCCCCGCTCTGGCCGATCGCCCGCTGGAACAGGCCCCGGGCCAGGGGCGAAGCCTGCAGCACGTTGACGCTCCAGGCGCCCGCCGATTCGCCGAAGATCGTCACCCGGTCCGGGTCGCCGCCGAAGGTCGCGATGTTCTCCCGCACCCACTGCAGGGCGAAGATCTGGTCGAGGATGCCGTAGTTGCCGGAGACGCCCTGGTCGGACTCGGCCGACAGGGCCGGGTGGGCGAGATAGCCGAAGGCGCCCAGCCGGTAGTTCACCGTCACCACGACGACACCCTTCCGCGCCAGCGCCGTCCCGTCGTAGAGCGGCAGCGAGCCCGAGCCGCGGGTCAGCGCGCCGCCATGGATCCAGACCATGACCGGCAGACGGTCGTTGTCGGACTCGGCCGCGGTCCAGAGGTTGAGGTAGAGACAGTCCTCGCTTACGTCGACCAGGGGCGAGGCGTAGAAAGAACCCTCCCGGTAGGGCGCCTGCATGCAGGACGGCGGCTCGAAGAGAGCGTCGATGGGCAGTCGCGTGGGGGTCGCCGGCTGGGGCGGCCTGAAGCGAAGGTCCCCGACCGGCGGTTCGGCGTAGGGAACGCCGAGGAAGACCCGGACGGACTCGTCGTCCTCGGAGACGTAGCCGATGACGTAGCCGCTCGACGTCAGCTTCACCAGTTGCGGCAGGGCGTCCTGGGCGCCGGCAGCGGCGACGGCCAGCAGCATCGTGCAGGCCAGAACCCATGCGGGACGGCCGCGTATCGAAACACTCATCGGTCCGAGTCTCCTTGCCACGCTACTTCGCGACGTCATAAGAGGTCAGCGACTCCTGGTCGCGGATGTAGAACGCTCCATTGGCGACCACCGGGTGGGCCCAGGAGGGGCCGCCACGATCCTCGATCTCGAACCGGCCCCGCTCCTGGTAGCCCTCCGGCGTGGCGACCGCCAGACCGACCTTGTGGTGCTCGCTCAGCAGGAAGAGCTTGCCGTCGGCCATGACCAGGGAACCCTTGCCGACGCTCCGGGCTCGCCAATGGACCTCTCCCGTCCTGGCGTCGACCGCGGTCAGCGCCGGACCGAAGAAGCTGTAGAGAGTCCCCTCGTGAGCGATGACCCCGCCGTGATGATTCTGCAGGCGGGTTCCGAAGTACGCCTCCTCGCTGTGGAAGGACCCGCCCTCGTCCTCGGCGGTGATCGCGAGCGCTCCCCCGCCGATTCCGTACGACGCCGTGTAAAAGACCAGGTTGCCCTCCAGCACCGGAGTCGTGATGTTGATGGCGTTCACGGTCGACGGCCTCTCGTAGCGCCAGAGCAAGCCCCCGTTGTCGGCTCGGACGCCGACCCCGGCCTCCCCCGTGAACCCGAGGAGTACCTCGGTGCCCTCGATCCGACGCAGGATGAGGGACGAGTACGAGGCCACGTCGCCGAGTTCGCTGGAACGCCAGATCGTGCTGCCGTCGGCCGCCGAGAGTGCGGCGATCGCACCCTCTCTGCCGCCCGGCATGACGAAGACACGATCGCGCACGACCAGGGGGGACTCGCTGATGCCCCAGTGCGTGTTCGGGCTGCGGAAGCGGTCCAGCATGTTGAACTGCCAGATCACCTCACCGGTGTCCTTCGCGATCTTCGCCACTTCGCCCATGCCATTGAGGACGAAGAGCGAGTCGCCATGGACGGTCGGCACCGAACGCGGCCCGTCGCCCCTGTCCGGGTGGTCGTAGAGGGGGCCCAGCTTCCGCATCCACACTTCACCGCCGTCACTCGCACGCAGGCGGAAGACCGCGCTCTCCCCGTCGCGGGTGCCCTGAACGTAGATCGCATCGCCCTCGACGGCGACCGTCCCATAGCCCTGGCCCAGCGTCTCGATCTGCCAGTTGACGGCGGGGCCCTCCGGCGGCCACTCGTCGAGCAGGCCGGTCTCGGTCGAGATCCCGGCGCGGTCCGGCCCGCGCCACTGCAGCCAGTCGTCGGCATACGCCGAACCGCCGAATCCCGCCGCGAGCATGGTTGTCGCGAGCAGACGGACTCCTTCTCTGAACATCGGTCGCATGGTCGCCCCTTCCTTTACTGGCTGACGGACCAGCATTGTACTCGCGAGCCGGGCAGGAGGCGGATGGTACTCGAGACGCGTGGGCGTTCGGGATGGTCAAGCGGTATCGTGCGCGCTCACCGGATTGAGCAGGAAGGAGAACGGCCATGGAGTTCTGGACCGCAACCGTCGCCGCGCCGACCCGTAGCGCCGAGTTCGCCCTCGAGGCGGAGGACCGGGGCTGGGACGGCATGAACGTCGTCGATTCGCAGAACCTCTCGGGCGATCCGTACGTCTGCCTCGCGCTGGCCGCGACGACGACACGGAGGCTGCGGCTCGCGACATCGGTGACGAACCCGGTCACGCGCCACCCGGCGACGACGGCCTCCTCGGCGCTCTCCGTACAACGCGTCTCGCGCGGCCGCGCGGTGTTGGGGATCGGACGCGGCGACAGTGCGCTGGCCCACCTGGGCCGCGCGCCGGCCCACCTCGGCTGGTTCGAGGACTACCTCGTCAACCTACAGGCCTACCTGCGCGGCGAAGATGTGGACTTTGAGAACACTGGCGTTTCGGACGATGCCGCGCCGCTCGCGGAGAAGCTCGGGCTTGCCCACGGGCCTTCCGCGAGCAGCATCCGCTGGATCGGCGACGGTCCGAAGGTCCCCGTCGAGGTCGCGGCCACCGGGCCCAAAGTGATCGGAATCGCCGCGAGACAGGCCGACCGGGTCATGCTCGCCGTCGGCGCCGACCCGAAGCGCGTCGCGTGGGGCATCGAGACGGCGCGCCAGGCCGCGGCCGAGGCTGGCCGCGATCCGGAGTCGCTCAAGTTCGGCGCCTACGTGAACGTCGTCTGCTGCGACGATCCCCGGGTCGGCCGTGAGCTCGGCCGCGCCTCCACCGGCCTGTTCGCCCGTTTCTCGGTCATGTACGGCGAGATCGCCGGACCCGCCGACGAGGGGCAGGCCGACGTGTTCCACAAGCTCCACGACAGCTACGACATGAACGCCCACGGCCGCGAAGGCGGCCAGCAGACCGCCGCGCTCACCGACGATTTCATCGACGACTACGCGATCGTCGGCAACCCGGAGCACTGCGCGGCACGGATCGAGGCATTGCTAGATCTGGGTATCGAGAAGCTCGCGGTCACCGGACCCAACTTCGCCTCGCCGAGCCCCCCGGCACGCGAGGCCGCGGAGCGGTTCACGGACGACGTCCTGCCGCTGCTGCGGGGATAGAGGAGACGACACATGGAGCTGGCCGGTACGTCGGCAGTCATCACCGGCGGCGGCAACGGCATCGGCCGCGCCATCGCCATCGCCCTGGCGCGGGACGGCGCGAACGTCGCGGTCGCCGACCTGGAGCAGGATGCCGCGGAGAGCGTCGCCCGCGAAGCGGAAGCCCTCGGCGTGGGAGCTCTCGCGGCACGCGTCGACGTGACGCGCGAGGAAGACCTGGAGCGCCTGGCCGACGACGCCTGGGCGGCGTTCGGGTCCGTCGAACTGCTGTTCAACAACGCCGGCGTCGGCGCGGGCCGGGCGCCGGCCTACGGGTTCAGCGCCGACGACGTGCGCTGGATCCTCAGCGTGAACGTCGAGGGCGTGCTGAACGGCATCCGCGTGTTCGCGCCCCGCTTCATCGAGGGGGGCAGGGAATCCCGCATCGTGAACACGGGTTCCGAGCACAGTCTCGGCATCCCCTTCCCCGGTTCCGCGGTCTACACCGCCTCGAAGCATGCGGTGCTCGCCATCTCCGACGTACTACGGGCCGAACTACCGGACCACGTCGGCGTCAGCGTCTTCTGCCCGGGCTGGGTGGCGACGAGCATCTGGCGTTCCTCGGAACGCCGGCCCGAGCACCTCGGCGGACCTAAGGAAGCCAATCCCGTGGCCGGCAAGCTCAGCGCGGAACACGCCATGTCCGCGGAGGAGGCGGCCGCCATGGTGCTACAGCAG encodes:
- a CDS encoding CoA-acylating methylmalonate-semialdehyde dehydrogenase — encoded protein: MRTIEHHVNGNTLPAGSGRTHPVFNPATGEQTAAVGLASTSEVDAAVAAAKDAFADWRRTSLAVRTKLMYAFRNLVEAHTDELARLLTAEHGKVLADAAGEVARGIENIEYACGLADLLKGSYNSQASTGVDVYSVREPLGVVAGITPFNFPAMVPLWMFPNAVACGNTFVLKPSERDPSAPLLLAELFDQAGFPPGVFNVVNGDKVAVDRLLTHADVAAVSFVGSTPIARYVYETGTGAGKRVQALGGAKNHMVVLPDADVDLAADAAVSAAYGSAGERCMAVSVVVAVGGVADPLVGAIQERMGKLFIGPGMDGKSEMGPLITREHRDRVAGYIGTGAEEGATVVVDGRNATFDGDGFFLGVSLLDNVTPEMTVYRDEIFGPVLCVVRADSYQEAVELVEQNPWGNGTAIFTRDGGAARQFQEDADAGMVGVNVPIPVPVGYHSFGGWKQSLFGDTHMYGPEGVHFYTKAKVVTARWPDPAESQVDLGFPRNR
- a CDS encoding carboxylesterase family protein, which translates into the protein MSVSIRGRPAWVLACTMLLAVAAAGAQDALPQLVKLTSSGYVIGYVSEDDESVRVFLGVPYAEPPVGDLRFRPPQPATPTRLPIDALFEPPSCMQAPYREGSFYASPLVDVSEDCLYLNLWTAAESDNDRLPVMVWIHGGALTRGSGSLPLYDGTALARKGVVVVTVNYRLGAFGYLAHPALSAESDQGVSGNYGILDQIFALQWVRENIATFGGDPDRVTIFGESAGAWSVNVLQASPLARGLFQRAIGQSGGFFDGLPVLRSSEDGSAESAGEAFAKRLGIEGEDAAARLRALDAEAIHAEASKQGAFATRPNVDGWVLPKQIAEIYRSGEQADVPVLVGSNRDEATSLMGRMLPSNRSGVEFLVKSQFPDVADEFFEAYPVATDADARRAFIDAFSDRVFAWHMKTWATLSETVSSPAWLYFFSHAPPHPEKDFYGAYHAAEIAYAFDNLDKLDYEYAEEDHELAEAMSGYWIAFASTGDPNPPGGPDLPAWPEFRPDTARHLEFGSTIETGSHLHRDRMALWDRFFEVTQP
- a CDS encoding PQQ-like beta-propeller repeat protein, whose protein sequence is MRPMFREGVRLLATTMLAAGFGGSAYADDWLQWRGPDRAGISTETGLLDEWPPEGPAVNWQIETLGQGYGTVAVEGDAIYVQGTRDGESAVFRLRASDGGEVWMRKLGPLYDHPDRGDGPRSVPTVHGDSLFVLNGMGEVAKIAKDTGEVIWQFNMLDRFRSPNTHWGISESPLVVRDRVFVMPGGREGAIAALSAADGSTIWRSSELGDVASYSSLILRRIEGTEVLLGFTGEAGVGVRADNGGLLWRYERPSTVNAINITTPVLEGNLVFYTASYGIGGGALAITAEDEGGSFHSEEAYFGTRLQNHHGGVIAHEGTLYSFFGPALTAVDARTGEVHWRARSVGKGSLVMADGKLFLLSEHHKVGLAVATPEGYQERGRFEIEDRGGPSWAHPVVANGAFYIRDQESLTSYDVAK
- a CDS encoding LLM class flavin-dependent oxidoreductase, giving the protein MEFWTATVAAPTRSAEFALEAEDRGWDGMNVVDSQNLSGDPYVCLALAATTTRRLRLATSVTNPVTRHPATTASSALSVQRVSRGRAVLGIGRGDSALAHLGRAPAHLGWFEDYLVNLQAYLRGEDVDFENTGVSDDAAPLAEKLGLAHGPSASSIRWIGDGPKVPVEVAATGPKVIGIAARQADRVMLAVGADPKRVAWGIETARQAAAEAGRDPESLKFGAYVNVVCCDDPRVGRELGRASTGLFARFSVMYGEIAGPADEGQADVFHKLHDSYDMNAHGREGGQQTAALTDDFIDDYAIVGNPEHCAARIEALLDLGIEKLAVTGPNFASPSPPAREAAERFTDDVLPLLRG
- a CDS encoding SDR family NAD(P)-dependent oxidoreductase, with protein sequence MELAGTSAVITGGGNGIGRAIAIALARDGANVAVADLEQDAAESVAREAEALGVGALAARVDVTREEDLERLADDAWAAFGSVELLFNNAGVGAGRAPAYGFSADDVRWILSVNVEGVLNGIRVFAPRFIEGGRESRIVNTGSEHSLGIPFPGSAVYTASKHAVLAISDVLRAELPDHVGVSVFCPGWVATSIWRSSERRPEHLGGPKEANPVAGKLSAEHAMSAEEAAAMVLQQIREGRFYLLTHPHVIEYAQTRWNDVESAFAEQAPRYEGDDRYDVAKAIARIRAQRAE